The Saccharomyces mikatae IFO 1815 strain IFO1815 genome assembly, chromosome: 13 genome has a segment encoding these proteins:
- the ESC1 gene encoding Esc1p (similar to Saccharomyces cerevisiae ESC1 (YMR219W); ancestral locus Anc_8.736) — translation MPEKEDTSKSTANPLNLTTPRRKLKILSSLLDAKECHSTQNQHNYPSRNINKYKVAKPTRQSLLRETVSFRRSDHIRNKSLHEDSTKALDWVGSLINRGKSILTTLEDEDALFERELEEERQRFQLHESLMNKYTESSKSHQRLIDLRKHQYGTDTSFQNNDEIPLDSFISSPLPEADDNTPSNIDSDADEDLKGNQPSINSFSLGSSESDFSGKEENTDNQSDSSIVIISDQEYKEEETPQGISSEDEYDVQEEKKSSMREIERVSEDGDGMQNNYEKDEEELEGSIDFSKYMQPKTGNIDNSVIVEGESSQRQNCEDYSKNGALYSGSVNISVEDESGDEEDQTGSYSTNDEIIHYPNQKELDNKKLINNSQSLANEQEDTDNITEYENPSFENDIFIQSEREQQESDGQSENCDIINFSSDEYSYQNNSGDEYSEKALKDDVEPVIEEGEQHTVDRKDNEVDAHSVGSNLHQQKQIIEISPNNLYDLATRAILQMQQSESSFRSQREEKVSGSDQEHSGRVDVLTTSSEDVEVQPTSQKVTSCYPRNEKVKVDQDGTRPFDDVMYEKTSEKRVNSATEESSSSLSTDKGLNKSSIVTEDSVYYSLDDIDVVPENLIDAPFLEHQAAFGYEVVFTGSVYSSTSSEDNAEVMPQEVDYVSPFINDPFCLSNDDCEENNEILTSTLAALTPAFDDKEAKVRGSGTMQSCSISKSEGTNILPASRKSKQMSDSDEITETANFKEGNTHDEKEKDDEIFSTMAISADKSIDDNMDEKYFSAVNYTNITEDSSFQEVIEPATDVEETSSLYVESANKVENSSGNENGEKNENVNTTQDKFVADPPENYQRSVNGINFSSVELITKDEDLGEELPENNPANHEVHPGMDFEKQHQGRSSQNSLHEENDTNLEDNHEVHDSRHGHDEEYEKVFDEKDLTGPEFGHTENRKDSTTIGTKKGVPGFIKREKEAAYANYEEEVLSKTTNASSSVDIHSNSVLNENFDQEENPKYEEIEEKIIIQNVNTNEAQFSIIETFDEVVTENKTKNLEKSCIEERHHDVLSGTKTTIFGNKHEEKPNMHNIVSQFPPDFEQKYDRTTEHNFGDSTKDNVEIPVSNTESHPDDRLRPESNHTSVFSSPIRVFETVAKGVGKVVDLAESFVKKIDVMDSESDDENEEDLERKVPSNTSDNIESIVINERDSDEDEESTFEEAIPKIPSGDNNSHAIRIDAEKNDNNERESCLGSYSDVSEKELKDKRSLQDSKGSPANGLLLEKHEQNENRNQEGEDEEPIYGEKTSVNTHVSDLNDIKRQKLLKNLSDLQYYSQRLTHGFGRGTTQEESKVINTSAHQDFTFENSDENEYARVIEEDSVSELDISNQFTTYEEHIPKKQDKSIDELHSEPEEGELFVLESKGPTQKETFCKSDVDGEQLGIPSTDLPSDPPSDREGTAGFYANLNSDNAATEMNVRTSPEVYEIFSDTPNEAPIEIGDQSPNSVLGKGNATTMTPVLDGKSEDTVNHDVVNEASDNFINIKVTEAEEPEAQAVDIPIEVDVKEEQEKMSSNSNLDEQKLNTEQSNDVEELGINSAEEINRRGDKVKAKKKSRKRNYNNRRRKRKITEDSPATSNSKRLKKHEAKERGKNTHRSANK, via the coding sequence atGCCTGAAAAGGAAGACACGTCTAAATCAACTGCAAATCCACTTAATTTGACAACCCCTAGAAGAAAACTGAAAATACTATCATCTCTCCTTGACGCAAAAGAGTGCCATAGTACGCAGAATCAACACAACTATCCAAGTAGAAATATTAACAAGTATAAGGTAGCAAAGCCTACTCGACAATCACTTTTACGTGAAACAGTTTCGTTCAGGCGAAGCGATCATATTCGTAATAAATCTTTACATGAAGATAGCACAAAGGCATTAGATTGGGTGGGTTCTTTAATCAATAGAGGAAAAAGTATACTTACTACactagaagatgaagatgctTTGTTTGAACGTGAACTGGAGGAAGAAAGACAACGTTTCCAGCTTCATGAGTCCTTAATGAATAAATACACCGAGAGCAGTAAATCTCATCAGCGATTAATCGATCTCAGGAAGCATCAATACGGAACAGatacttcttttcaaaacaatGATGAGATTCCTTTAGATAGTTTCATAAGCTCTCCTTTACCGGAGGCTGACGACAATACACCCTCAAATATCGACTCTGATGCGgatgaagatttgaaagGAAATCAACCTTCAATCAATAGTTTCAGTCTTGGAAGCAGTGAAAGCGATTTTTCTGGAAAGGAAGAGAACACTGACAACCAGAGCGATTCTTCAATAGTGATAATATCAGATcaagaatataaagaagaggaaacaCCCCAAGGTATATCAAGCGAAGATGAATATGATGTTCAAgaggagaagaaaagtagCATGCGGGAAATAGAAAGAGTATCAGAGGATGGTGATGGCATGCAGAATaattatgaaaaagatgaagaagagttgGAAGGTTCAATAGATTTTTCCAAATACATGCAACCGAAGACAGGTAACATCGACAATTCTGTCATTGTAGAAGGTGAATCTTCTCAGCGTCAAAATTGTGAagattattcaaaaaatggcGCATTATATTCCGGTTCAGTGAATATTTCAGTGGAGGATGAATCTGGCGATGAGGAAGATCAAACTGGAAGTTATTCAACAAACGATGAAATTATACACTATCCTaatcaaaaagaactgGATAACAAGAAGCTGATCAACAATAGTCAATCATTAGCAAACGAACAAGAGGATACTGACAATATCACTGAATATGAAAATCCAAGTTTCGAAAATgacatttttattcaaagCGAAAGAGAACAGCAGGAAAGTGACGGACAATCTGAAAACTGTGatattattaatttttccTCAGATGAATACTCTTACCAAAACAATAGTGGAGATGAGTACTCAGAAAAAGCCTTAAAGGATGACGTAGAACCTGTCATAGAAGAAGGAGAGCAACATACTGTCGATAGAAAAGATAATGAGGTAGATGCACATAGCGTCGGAAGTAATCTGCACCAACAAAAGCAAATTATCGAGATTTCACCTAATAACTTGTATGACCTCGCTACCAGAGctattcttcaaatgcAACAAAGTGAAAGTTCGTTTCGTTCTCAgcgagaagaaaaagtgtCCGGATCTGATCAAGAACATTCAGGTAGAGTTGATGTATTGACTACGTCTTCAGAGGACGTGGAAGTGCAACCAACAAGTCAAAAAGTCACTTCATGTTACCCCCGAAATGAAAAGGTGAAAGTTGACCAAGATGGTACTCGTCCGTTTGATGACGTAATGTATGAGAAAACTTCTGAAAAGAGAGTGAATTCAGCCACAGAAGAGAgctcttcatcattatctaCAGATAAAGGGCTTAACAAATCATCGATAGTAACTGAAGACAGTGTTTACTATTCTcttgatgatattgatgtTGTTCCAGAAAATTTGATAGATGCTCCTTTTTTAGAACACCAAGCAGCTTTTGGATATGAAGTAGTGTTTACTGGATCTGTCTATAGTTCTACTTCCTCCGAAGATAATGCGGAGGTCATGCCACAAGAAGTAGATTATGTATCGCCATTTATTAACGACCCATTTTGTTTGTCGAACGACGACTgcgaagaaaataatgaaatattaACCTCAACGTTGGCAGCCCTTACTCCAGCTTTTGATGACAAGGAAGCCAAAGTTAGAGGATCTGGAACTATGCAATCTTGTTCGATATCTAAATCAGAAGGTACAAATATTCTTCCAGCCAGCCGAAAGAGTAAACAAATGAGTGATTCTGATGAGATCACGGAGACCGCTAATTTCAAAGAAGGCAATACACacgatgaaaaagaaaaagatgatgaaatattttccaCTATGGCAATATCCGCCGATAAATCGATTGATGACAACATGGATGAGAAATACTTTTCGGCAGTCAATTATACCAATATTACAGAAGATTCTTCCTTTCAAGAGGTTATCGAACCAGCGACGGATGTGGAAGAAACTTCAAGCCTCTATGTAGAAAGTGCGAACAAAGTAGAAAATTCATCAGGTAATGAAAATGGCgaaaaaaacgaaaatgTTAACACAACTCAGGATAAATTTGTAGCCGATCCACCAGAAAATTACCAACGAAGTGTTAATGGCatcaacttttcttctgttgaGTTAATAACAAAAGATGAGGATCTGGGAGAAGAATTACCCGAGAATAACCCTGCAAATCATGAGGTTCATCCTGGTatggattttgaaaagcaaCATCAAGGGAGAAGTTCTCAGAATAGTTTacatgaagaaaatgatacaAACTTAGAAGATAATCATGAAGTACATGATTCAAGACATGGTCatgatgaagaatatgaGAAGGTTTTCGATGAAAAAGATTTAACGGGTCCAGAATTCGGTCACACTGAAAACAGAAAGGATAGCACAACTATAGGTACGAAGAAAGGTGTTCCTGGATTCATAAAGCGAGAGAAAGAAGCAGCTTATGCTAACtatgaagaagaggtaCTCTCGAAGACAACTAATGCCAGTTCATCTGTAGATATTCATAGTAATAGCGTGCTCaatgaaaactttgatCAAGAGGAAAACCcaaaatatgaagaaattgaagaaaagattatcATTCAAAATGTAAATACAAATGAAGCACAATTTTCTATTATCGAAACGTTTGATGAAGTTGTAACAGAGAATAAAACTAAGAACCTAGAAAAGTCGTGTATTGAAGAAAGACATCATGATGTTCTTTCTGgaacaaaaacaactatttttggaaacaaACATGAAGAAAAACCCAATATGCATAATATAGTGAGCCAATTTCCCCCTGActttgaacaaaaatatgatCGGACAACTGAGCACAATTTTGGAGATTCTACTAAAGATAATGTGGAAATTCCAGTTTCTAATACTGAATCTCATCCTGATGATCGATTGAGGCCTGAATCTAACCACACAAGTGTTTTTTCATCTCCAATTAGGGTTTTTGAAACAGTTGCAAAGGGTGTAGGTAAAGTAGTGGACTTAGCCGAGTCATtcgtgaaaaaaattgatgttATGGATTCTGAgagtgatgatgaaaatgaagaagatttagaaagaaaagtgcCTTCCAATACATCGGATAATATAGAAAGTATAGTTATAAATGAGAGAGACAGcgatgaggatgaagaaagcACTTTCGAAGAAGCTATTCCAAAGATACCCAGTGGCGATAATAATTCTCACGCAATAAGAATTGATGCCGAGAAGAacgataataatgaaagagAATCATGTCTTGGTAGTTATTCAGACGTatctgaaaaagaattaaagGACAAAAGAAGTTTACAGGACTCCAAAGGGTCACCAGCCAATGGTTTACTATTGGAGAAACATGAACAGAATGAAAACCGTAACCAAGAAggagaagatgaagaaccCATATATGGAGAGAAAACATCAGTTAACACCCACGTGAGTGATTTGAATGATATCAAAAGACAAAAGCTTCTCAAGAATTTAAGTGATTTGCAGTATTATTCCCAGAGGCTCACACATGGATTTGGACGAGGCACAACTCAAGAAGAGTCAAAAGTAATAAACACAAGTGCACACCAAGATTTTACTTTTGAGAACTCTGACGAAAATGAATATGCCAGAGTCATCGAAGAAGACAGCGTTTCGGAGTTAGATATTAGTAATCAATTTACTACATATGAAGAACACATACCAAAAAAGCAGGACAAGTCAATAGATGAACTACATTCAGAGCCAGAAGAAGGAGAACTGTTTGTATTGGAAAGTAAGGGCCCTACGCAAAAAGAGACCTTCTGTAAAAGCGATGTTGACGGTGAACAACTTGGAATACCATCTACAGACCTACCGTCTGATCCTCCATCTGATAGAGAAGGGACTGCAGGTTTTTACGCAAACTTAAACTCTGATAATGCAGCTACGGAAATGAATGTGCGGACGTCACCAGAAGTGTATGAAATATTCTCAGACACCCCAAATGAAGCCCCCATAGAAATTGGTGATCAGTCACCCAATAGTGTGTTGGGAAAAGGTAATGCAACTACGATGACACCCGTCTTAGATGGCAAATCAGAAGATACTGTCAACCATGATGTTGTTAATGAGGCAAGTGACAATTTCATTAATATTAAAGTAACTGAAGCTGAAGAGCCTGAAGCTCAAGCAGTGGATATTCCTATTGAGGTAGATGTTAAGGaggaacaagaaaagatgtCGTCAAATTCCAACCTTGATGAACAGAAATTGAACACAGAACAATCCAATGATGTAGAGGAACTAGGGATCAATAGTGCCGAGGAAATTAATCGTAGAGGGGATAAAGTtaaagccaaaaaaaaaagtcgtAAGAGAAACTACAACAACaggagaaggaaaagaaaaatcacAGAGGATAGTCCTGCTACTTCAAATAGCAAAAGACTTAAAAAACATGAGGCCAAAGAACGTGGAAAGAATACACATCGAAGTGCAAACAAATAA
- the ERG8 gene encoding phosphomevalonate kinase (similar to Saccharomyces cerevisiae ERG8 (YMR220W); ancestral locus Anc_8.737) has protein sequence MSELRAFSAPGKALLAGGYLVLDPKYEAFVVGLSARMHAVAHPYDSLQESDKFVVRVKSKQFKDGEWLYSISPKTNFIPVSVSGSKNPFIEKVIANVFSYFKPSLDDYSSRNLFVIDIFSDDAYHSQEDSVTKHHGNRRLSFHSHRIEEVPKTGLGSSAGLVTVLTTALASFFVPDLADNVDKYRKMIHNLSQVSHCQAQGKIGSGFDVAAAAYGSIKYRRFPPALISNLPEIGTVTYADKLVHLVEEVAWNITIENNHLPSGLVLWMGDIKSGSETVKLVQKVKKWYDTHTPDSLEVYTELDHANSRFMDGLSELDRLYESHDHYSTQLFESIKRNDSSCQNYSEITHTRDAVATIRHCFRKITKESGADIEPPIQTKLLNDCQALEGVLTCLIPGAGGYDAIAVIALQDVDLKAQTAGDERFSKVQWLDVSQADWGVRKEEDPEEYFDK, from the coding sequence ATGTCAGAATTGAGAGCATTCAGTGCTCCGGGAAAAGCGTTATTGGCCGGTGGATACCTAGTTCTAGATCCAAAATATGAAGCATTTGTGGTCGGATTATCAGCAAGAATGCATGCCGTAGCTCATCCTTATGATTCGTTGCAAGAATCAGACAAGTTTGTAGTGCGCGTGAAAAGCAAGCAGTTTAAAGATGGGGAGTGGCTATACAGTATCAGCCCTAAAACAAACTTCATTCCTGTTTCCGTAAGTGGGTCTAAGAATccttttattgaaaaagttattGCTAATGTATTTAGCTACTTTAAGCCAAGTTTGGATGATTATAGCAGTCGAAACCTGTTCGTCATTGACATTTTCTCCGATGACGCTTACCATTCTCAGGAAGATAGTGTTACCAAACATCACGGCAACAGGAGGTTAAGTTTTCATTCACacagaattgaagaagttcCCAAGACAGGGTTGGGCTCTTCTGCAGGTTTAGTTACAGTCTTAACTACAGCCTTAGCTTCCTTCTTTGTACCGGATCTGGCAGATAATGTGGATAAGTACCGAAAAATGATTCATAATTTATCACAAGTTTCACATTGTCAAGCACAGGGTAAAATTGGAAGCGGATTTGATGTAGCAGCTGCAGCATATGGATCTATTAAATATAGAAGGTTCCCACCAGCATTAATTTCGAATCTGCCAGAAATTGGAACCGTCACTTATGCCGATAAACTGGTTCATTTGGTTGAAGAGGTTGCTTGGAATATAACGATCGAAAATAACCATCTTCCTTCAGGATTAGTTTTATGGATGGGTGATATTAAAAGTGGGTCAGAAACTGTCAAACTTGTCCAgaaggtaaaaaaatggtatgaTACACACACACCAGACAGCTTGGAAGTATATACAGAACTAGACCATGCCAATTCTAGGTTTATGGATGGACTTTCTGAATTAGATCGTTTATATGAATCTCATGACCACTACAGCACTCAGTTATTTGaatctatcaaaagaaatgattctTCCTGTCAAAATTATTCGGAAATCACACATACTAGAGACGCTGTTGCCACAATTAGACATTGCTTCAGAAAAATAACTAAAGAATCTGGGGCTGATATCGAACCACCTATACAAACTAAACTATTGAATGATTGCCAAGCGTTGGAAGGTGTTCTTACATGCTTAATTCCCGGTGCTGGTGGTTATGACGCCATTGCAGTTATTGCTTTGCAAGATGTTGATCTTAAGGCACAAACTGCTGGCGATGAAAGATTTTCCAAAGTCCAATGGTTGGATGTATCTCAAGCCGACTGGGGTGTTagaaaagaggaagatCCGGAAGAATATTTCGATAAGTAA